A window of Acinonyx jubatus isolate Ajub_Pintada_27869175 chromosome B2, VMU_Ajub_asm_v1.0, whole genome shotgun sequence genomic DNA:
AAACATATTATGTGTGCATTTGCTCTTGAATTAGCAGTTCCTGAGATATGGATGGCATGGAGAATAGAGTCTTTAAATCAGACAACTGAGGAAAATTTAGCATTCTTTCCCTTAATTTTTATAGCCCCCAAAATGGCATGatacaataaattattattttgtcttaGTATGTTTGTGTGTTCTTGAAAGAAATAGACATCGTTTCACCAAGATTTGCATTCATCCTTTAATTCACAGTTCCTTGTTCATGTCTGTAATATATTCTGCCTCTCCGTGCCTGTTACTTTCATTAATAATTGCAGATGTATAAGCATTCCAACAACAAGACCATGACTACGGGGGCGATTGCTGCAATGTTGTCTACAATCCTCTATTCAAGGCGCTTCTTTCCATACTATGTTTACAACATCATCGGGGGACTGGATGAAGAAGGTAGACTTCTCGTTCTGGAAAATGAAGGGGGGTGGCATTTTTTAGATATGTATGTTTTCCTCTAGAgttgaaaagaataaatagcaTCTTGCCcaacacttttattttctgttaattaaaGCAATAAGGAACTGAAGCTTAAAGGGGAATAAAGAGATGATCCAAAGACACACCACAGGTTGTGTACTAAAACTCTAATAATGACTGTTAGGCATGCTGTTCCTTTACTGTTTACTGAATATCTTGCAGGAGTTCAGTAGTAGATAATTAGCATTTTAATCCTGAGGAAAAAATCTGACTTGGAGGAGCTTGACCTTATGATTCTACATAACAAATGTATTTGACTTCGTTGTTAAAACTGAtgccttaaaagaaatgtatgcATTTCCAACAGTGTTTTCAGAACATTCTGAAACACCTCTTTGATTTTCTGTCAGTGAGACCAGGAGGGCCTAAGAAAATCAGTCTCGTTACTTGACATGTCCATCCTGTTTTTGATCTAAAGCTGTATTACGCAGCAGGGACACGGATGGTTTTCACCAGGTTTCATTTGGATTGACTTTCGGTTGCTTCCAACAACCAGATGCTATACTATCTCTGAGGACAGATCTGTGCCACCATTTACAGTAGTCCATTGAAGAAAGAAGTTCTAGAGATGTTTGGCTGAGAACAACGTATTGAAATATCCCTACAGAGAGGAAAGCTTTCTGGATAGTAGGGAGTTGGGCTCCTCTCCTACTCTCCCCACTTTTCCTCCTGTCCCTTGTGTTCCATGGgctcttcctttgttttccctCTGTCTTAACAGCTGCCCACATAAATGGCCCCCGAGAGCACTCTGGTCATTTTACCCACCATGGTTTAGATGTAGACAAATTAGGGTGACAATTTATTTCGAGTCTCTCAGCCTTCCTTGAAATAAGACAGAATATAAAGCATAGAAACAGCTAATAAAAATTCATTACCCTTAGCAAGTTAAATTCTAGCCACAGATTAGCTTGCCTAGCCCAGCTTGCTGGACACTTTTTTTTCCACCTAAATTATGTCTGACTTGAATGTCAGATCAATAAATTCAGGTTTTAGCAACATTAGTCATAGCTATCATTGAATTTTAGCATGCCAGACAATGTCCTTTGAGTTTCACTGAGAGTCAGAGGCTAATTTGGGAACACTTACATCTACTGAAGGGCAAAGCTAAGGTTTGGGTTGGATCTGTTTCTCGAGTTCAAAGCCCTGTTCTCTGATGTTTTGGTCAGgcatttctgtcttttataaTCTTGTCTGCTTTGATTgtcctttaaatttattttcacttcttaGAGGAATTTGTGTAGCAAAGCAGTCTTTTTTGTCTGTTCCCCCAAGACACTTCAGCTTGTACCatgctttcctgttttcttggtttatttccttGCTTTGGTGGTGTGTATCTCTCAAGagatttctggaaaaagaaatccGGAGAACTTGTTTTGAGACTTTGCTTTTATTCTGGTGTTCTGCAATTTTATAGTGATACCCTTTGTACAAGATCTTTTccctatttgtgtcttctcctgTTCACTTCCCCACTGTCTCGACAATCACCTGGATTGTgatcttctattttattataattcttcCCTGGCATATTGTCCatccctttgtctttttcttctctgaagattTCCTCAGGTTTAGATTTTATCCTGTACTACATTCTTACTTCTGCTGTCATTAATTTCCAAGAACTTTTCCAATTCTCtggcttccttattttttttctctaagtatgTTCTCATTAGATGTACTCCCCTTGATATTTTCCTGTGATCTCCGCATTTTATCGgattaactttttttcattttatttttgacttctgttttctgtgttgGAGGCTTCCTTcaaatttcctttgatttttggcCATTCCTTCTTATTGAAGAATGGTAGGCCAAAATCTGAGTAAAGGGTGGTATTGGCCTGACAGTTTTCCATTTACTGCCCTGTACCCAGACTGCACATATGCCAGGTGTCCCCAAGTCCAGGGTATCTGGGaccttgtttccagtttttcttttttttggaggtGGAGACTTGGAGAGCAGTATTCTTTATTGAGACCTTTAGGGTAGTTGGGTCATTGGCTGTCCTTCAGGACACTGGGGTCAATGGCTAAATTAGGACAGTGGGATCAATAGTTACCCTTCAGGACACTGGATCGAACAGCTGCCCTTCAGGATAGCCAGGTGAGTAGCTGTCTTCTTGGACCTCTGTGCCTTTAACTCTCTAGTTGCagtcatactttaaaattttttccaccCAAAAGTAATAATGGCTTTAGTTTTTCTGTAACAAAAACAATAGTAGTTGCAGAAGTTTCAAATAGTACTGgaagagacaaaaatgaaagtaGTTATCACCTCAAAGCCTATATTTAGAGTTAATTACAATTAAACTTCCAGTAAACCCGCTTACAGGTATCTTGGTAGTCATACATGTTTGTGCACTTTACAAGTAGCATGTGGTGTATGCATCTTTATGTTGGATGTATTGTCATGGAGATCGTTTTATGCTAGTGAATAAAGATGCGTAATGACTCAGTGACTTGCATAGGGTACAGCTACACTGCAGTTTGCCTCCCAGTCCTCTGCAGGTCATTCAGGTGGTTTCCAGTTTCCTTAATCTAAGCGATGTGATGAATGTGTTGGTACGTACAGTTttgtatactttttcttttcttttttttaaattttatttttttaaacttacatccaaattagcatatatttgtatactttttCAACCATGCGTACTTCCCTGGAAAAAACTCTCAGAAGTTGTGTGTCTGGGTCAGAGGATATATATTTTTGGCATTTTGATGCCATCACTAGTTTGCCCTTCGGAAAAGACCACCAGTGGACCCTCCTGGCAGCAGGGGCATGAGTACCTGGGGTTCTTTGGGCATCCTTACTACTCTTAAAGATCtttacccaataaatattttattattttaatttatatgtaatttttgtgTGCTGAAGTTGggcatttatttgtgttttttgatctttgcttttcttctttggagaCTGACCTGTGTATTAACCTTTgcttatttccttatttgcaggttagtctttttaaaaaattatttataagcaTGCCATCTAACTGTGTCAACTCTGTAATATCCGTGGTGGTGGATGCCTCCCAAGAATGTTCTTCGTCTCTTACATTTTGGGGGTTGTCTACCTGTGCAGCATTTTCTGAAGTTCGTGTGGTCCAATCTGTTGGTCTTTTCTTTGTGGCATTGAGTGTCCTACTTTGTTAGACTCCCCCATCCAAGGTTTTCTTTCTAGCACttgttttgactttatttttttacattgaagCCATGgtgcttttttaaagaattattttggtGAGGAAAAGCACTCTACAGATAAGATTCATGCCATTCTGCTCTCGTGTTACAAAAGTCTCTTTTGCCTTTGCTAAGTGGGAAGGTCTTTGAAACTCTGGTCTTCGACTTATTCTCCTCTTGTTTTTCTCAACTCCGTGGCGTATGGTTTTTCTGAAATTGGTTCTGCCTTTAGTTGAAATTTTTGGGCCTCGTTTTACTTGTGGCCTGTTGGCCTCCTGAGAGAGATTGTTGTTCTTTTTTGGCTTTGTATTTCCTGTCCCTTTCTTTGTGTGTTGAAGTTAGTGAACTGCCCACTGTGATCTCAATCTTGTCCCAAGCTTGCTTCCAACAAAAACACTTAACCTGGGGGTCTCCTGAGTGACTTCAGCACCTTACATGCTGCCTTCTCAGCAGAGAATTGTAAGTAATTGTGCAACAGAAAAACTACACAGAGCTACGGGTGGCAGATGTCCATGGGTAGGAAGAAGACTGTCCTTATCCCACATCTCCCAGGTGAGCTACTGAGGTGCTTCAGTTCTGGCGTAATGTGTTTTAGACATCAGTTATATCACTTTAAAGTCATACCTCGTCAAATGATACATGATTTTTCACACAAAACACAAGGAATTTTTcgttttttttatttgacagagtGTGTGCactggtgagcaggggagaggagaggcagagagacggagggagggagggagggagaatctcaagcaggccgcacgatcatcatggagcctgatgcagggcttgatcccatgagcctgggatcatgacctgagagctgaaaccaagagtcagacactcagctaactgagccacccaggcaccccccaaacaCAGCTGTTTTTAAAAGGCCTTAAAAAAATTACGGTGACACGTGTGCTTTGTAACAGATTCAGTACCTAAGCATATAAGTGATTCccttcttttcttgccttcagtCGCACGAAGATAACTACAGTTTTCAGTTTATCTTGCCATACTTGTTTGTGTGCTTATACAAATacattatatgcttttttttattgctttttttttatgccTGTAATAGGAAATAGGATTCTGTTATACACATTATAGAGTTACTCATTTTACATTGTCTTGCAGTTATGTCCCCAGTCCCATCTTCCTCTTCCATACCGGTTTTTGCTAATGGATTTTAGGTTGCTTAGAAATTTTTGCtcttttaagagagacagaataagCCTTCTTATGGGTATATCCTGTTCTACAAGTTAGATTGTTACTGGGTCGTTGGGTGCATGctttatattttgttagattctcTTGCCAGATTGCTCTTTAAAAAGGCATAGCAATTTATGCACGCTTCAGGAGAGCCTGAGAGGCCCATTTATCCTTACACTGATAGTACTCTGCAACTGTTGTTAAAAATGGGtacattcaggggcgcctgggtggcgcagtcagttaagcatccgacttcagccaggacacgatctcgcggtccgggagttcgagccccgcgtcgggctctgggctgatggctcagagcctggagcctgtttccgattctgtgtctccctctctctctgcccctcccccgttcatgctctgtctctctctgtcccaaaaataagtaaacgttgaaaaaaaaattttttttaaattaaaaaaaaaaaaaaaaagaatgggtacattcaggggcacctgggtccctcagtcggttaagcatcctacttcagctcaagtcatgatcttgtggtttgtgagttcgagccccgcattgggctcagagcctggaacctgcttcggattccgtgtctccctctctgtctgcccctccccctcttgcactctgtgtctgtctctcaaaaataaatatatatatatataaaaaaaaaagaatgggtacaTTCAAACTctggtgttgtgttttgtttgcaaAAGTGGTTCTTAACTCTGGTAGTACAAAGCAATGTTTATGTTTTAGGCAGAACTAACTTTTTGCATGTggcatttgtgtttttctgaaaattttcctgTATTAAATCAGTTTTTTTATGGTGTTGATGCTAAAGGTGCTTACTGTTTAAAAACACACAGTAAGTTTTCCTTGTGACTGTTCACATTCAACAGTAGTAGAATTTTAAACTCAGGTCTATGCTAGAACGACAATAGCATTTTTTAGGAATGTGGTGAGGAGCTTGGTGCAGAATTCAGAGCAGGACCTATGACTGCTAACCAGTGTGCCTGTGAGACCACATACATATTGGGATCCACTGGGTGGTAATTGGCGATGTCAGCTTGACGAGAGCCTGAAGCTCCAGGTGTCAAACACGCCATAAGGAGACCAGAGTGGGCAGGTGTACCTCTGACTCCCTTGTGAGTGGAGGCGAGCACACTGCTGGGTTAACAGTGAATGTGGCTGAAATTTTAGCTAAGGTCATAGTCCGTTTTGTGTCCCACTTTGTGTCCCACTGGATCTATTTTTACCGTGATTTGGGATGGTAGTCAGGATGCATCCTTAGGGAAACTGTCTTATTCTTTCAGGGAAGGGAGCTGTGTACAGCTTTGACCCAGTAGGGTCCTACCAGAGAGACTCCTTCAAGGCCGGAGGCTCAGCAAGTGCCATGCTACAGCCCCTGCTCGACAACCAGGTAAGGAGACTGCATCCATGTTGCTGTGACGTTAACACAAAGTGCCTTCCTCTGAGTTCTCCTATTCACCGGCTCAGGAGAGTGGAGAAATCAAGGGTTTCTTGTGCATTGCTATTGTTTTCGGTGGGCTGATTTGCCCTACCCAGacctccttgtctctctgtgtTCTGCTGGCTCTCTTGTGGCCTCTCACCTACTCTGTAGTGTCTTCCCCTGGTACCGTGACTTCCGGGTCTCCTGTGTCTACAAAGGGCGACCATGTTTTCAGTTCTCCTCTTGCCACCTTACCTGAAGCACTTGCAAACACCTTTCTCCCCACATTCACTATTTGTGTGTCACCTGATTTTATATTCTAACTTCCAAGTACATTTCTAATTTGCCCCCTTTCCTCTTACCGTTGCCTGAAATCAGGCCTGCATTTCCCATCATCCTTTCTGCCGCCAAGCTTGCTTCTTTGTGTTTCTGAAATACGTGTGTACAGTTACTCGTGCATATTACTTATCTTCCTCATCACTCGTCACTCCGCTTCCACCTAGACCTTTGGTGTGGTGTGCCTGTCCCGTCACCAGGCCTTTGGGCATAGCACACCCTGGATCTGGAGTGTTACTCCTCTCTGACTCTGGTTTATCCTTCACACTCTGTACCCAAGTGTGTCTTCTGATGAAGCCTCTCTCTTCAGGGAGACTTAGTTATGGCTGCTAGGAATTCTCGtggctcttttttgtttttcttagtggTAGCACATTGTATAATGGTACTCTGCTTTCGTATGTCCACCTCTCTAGGTGATGTGTGCTTCTCAGGAGCAGCAGCTTTGTCTCCGTGAACATTTGTCAGGTTTTAGGAATGTATAATTTAGCCAGGTCTGGAAGCATTTCAGTTgagagatattttaaatgtatgtgatGTATTCATGATGAATCCTTAGATACGTGAAGGCACTGGGGAGGCTTGAACCACCTTTGTACTGTCACGTGATGCCTCATTCAAGTTTCCTGTCCCACCAGGTTGGTTTTAAGAACATGCAGAATGTGGAGCATGTCCCACTGTCCTTGGACAGAGCCATGCGGCTTGTGAAAGATGTCTTCGTTTCAGCGGCAGAGAGGGACGTGTACACTGGGGATGCACTCAAAATCTGCATCGTGACCAAGGAGGGCATCAGGGAGGAGACCGTTCCCCTGAGGAAGGATTGATTTGTGTGCTGTTACCATTAATCGCTTCACAACtggttaattttgtatcttggaACTATTGGACTGATGTATTAAATAAAACCTGAAGTAATTATTCGAAGCAGGACAGATCTAGAAAGTATAATTtcgttttcctttccttttcttcattcttctcatatttttgtcttccagagctatttctgtattttaattatttttttttaattaaaaaaaaagttttttaagtaagctctatgtccagcatggggcttaagctcacgaccccaagatcaagagttgtacatttccccgactgagccagacaggtgcctttatttttgtattttaaagatgaaaaaaacaaaccgGTCACGTCactttttccttatatttatgaGCAAGAAATTCATCTGGAAAAGATGACTGTTTTGGTCAGCTTATCATTGCTTGATGGCCAGCCTATCTTATGCAGAGGGTTTTTGGAATTGATTATAAAGTCCACCCAGCTTTCTTTAAAGGGTAAATTACCTTTAAACCACtgcttttatcagttttattaatgaATGTAAAGGGAAATGGAAGATCTTAAGATATTCCCTGGGGATGTTAAACGGTCTGAAATGACTGGGAGAAAAATCTGCAAATCAACCAGCatagaagaaaattacaaaagtaaataGCCCCTTAAATGAGCTTTAGCCAGTAATCAGGAAGAATTTTTATAAACACTTTAAGAATATTAAATgcgaagggcgcctgggtggctctgtcgagccagttgagcgtctgactcttggtttgagttcaggtcatgatctcccagttcctggcgttgagccccacgtcgggctctgtgctgacaatgcagagcctgcttgtgatgctctccctctttctgcccctgccctgcttgtgctgtctcaaaataaacatttaaaaaatatgttaaatctGAGACCTAAATCTTGATAGAgctaatataaaatacattttatctccATTACATGTAATGCTGGAGCAGTTTCTTT
This region includes:
- the PSMB1 gene encoding proteasome subunit beta type-1; protein product: MLSTAAGCWGPGRDLAVEPHGAAGPLEMRFSPYAFNGGTVLAIAGEDFSIVASDTRLSEGYSIHTRDSPKCYRLTDKTVIGCSGFHGDCLTLTKIIEARLKMYKHSNNKTMTTGAIAAMLSTILYSRRFFPYYVYNIIGGLDEEGKGAVYSFDPVGSYQRDSFKAGGSASAMLQPLLDNQVGFKNMQNVEHVPLSLDRAMRLVKDVFVSAAERDVYTGDALKICIVTKEGIREETVPLRKD